The Papaver somniferum cultivar HN1 unplaced genomic scaffold, ASM357369v1 unplaced-scaffold_14374, whole genome shotgun sequence region TGGTATTGAAATTGTAGACATCAAAGTTTATCATGTCTGAAGAAGGGAACAAGCTTGGTCTTATTGATGCCATTGTATCTAAAGAGGAGTTGCTGACAGTAGCAAGGCTCTGGGCTTTAGACATTGCTGAGAGACGTAAACCTTGGATATCTTCTCTTCAAAGGACTGATAAGCTTGTTTTTTTGGCTGAATCACGTAAAGTAATTCAAGCTGCAAGAGAACAGGCTAAGAGGACTGCTCCAAATATGCCTCAGCACCAAGCGTTCCTTGATGCTGttgaagagagaattatttttggAGGATATTCTGGTGTCCTTAAGGTATTTGTTTTTCTTGCTTCGCACCATTGCAAAGTTAGTATTATTATGTGGTAATCCATCTGACATATATGAGTGAGTATGTAAAGCTAATGTTTGTGCAACCGGTTTTAGGATCTTAGGTTGAAAAATAAGAACTCTTAACTGCGAAACCACTAAATGTTAGCTTACACGCGTTTTGTATAGTTAAAGTGGTATGTGTTGCTTATGCTTTTGGTGATGTACGTATTGAATAGACACAATTCTTGCACAAGGGGATAAAAATAAAAGAACTATGAGAAAGTATGAAGACAG contains the following coding sequences:
- the LOC113335392 gene encoding peroxisomal fatty acid beta-oxidation multifunctional protein-like, which encodes MMLTSKFIMSEEGNKLGLIDAIVSKEELLTVARLWALDIAERRKPWISSLQRTDKLVFLAESRKVIQAAREQAKRTAPNMPQHQAFLDAVEERIIFGGYSGVLKSLSWMNKKNSWLFWWTLYLTAVAGIFLGIFSVIRFQPDYVLVV